TTTCCAGCCGCAAGGATGTGTGAAGTTAAGCAAGTGACTTAATATCTCTGAACCTCATTTCCTTTGTTTGTAACCATTAAGTTCCATACCAATAACAATTTATATCTACTTCACAGTATTGTTTGGAAGATTGAATGAGTCAATATTTGCAAAACGCTTAGAAgagcataaaataaattatttgcccCTTGTCTGTGGTGCAGACGTTTATTAACTTGCCCATAGTATGAAGCTACTAAATAAAAAAGCAGTGTGTTCCATATTTACCCAGAATCTTGTGAGCTCTTATCATTTACCTTAtgttttctgaagaaaaacaaacaaatttttagTGACCTGTTAAAGTTTGTTTCATAGACAAAAGTGAATAGATTTAGAGAAAATGAACTCTTCATGTCTTGctgatttttctagtttttataaaatgaacatgtattacaacaattagaaaacaaaaggtttttcaagttttaaagaaTCATTTTCATATTTCTGAGGCAGTTTTCCAtcaaatctccaaaaaaaaaaagagtgataacAAGAGGAGTAACTACACAAACTTTCAATTATACATGAGCTAGTCACATGTTTTCTAACCTTTAGGTTATATGTCATTTCCTGCTTTCAAATACACATTtgaatttccctttaattttcttggtttttctcTTAGGCTCATACTCAAGTATTTTTATAGGTCCTTTGTGTTGTACATCTTTTCCGATAAATAAGATAAGTTTTTTCTTCCAACTCCTTTTTTATAGATGAAGTGATTGAAAGTCTACAAAATAAATCAACGatccatctcaataataaaaaatgtcctAATAAAGTACAGACTTGTCTTCCTTTCTGAAAGCCTtcctaaattaaaaacatttaacttttttatttttaaaaaattcctaactgaactttatttttcatttataagtttGCAGCATTTATTACAGCTTGAAACTGCAGAAGACATTTGGGACACTGTATTTTGGCCTCCACTGGGtgaatgtttttttctgtatctaacctttctttcaaggaatttaaGTAGTCAGCAAGATGTGAGAGAGGAAATCACTGAAAGAGAATGGAGCATATATATTACCTATAGTGTCTATTTTAAAGTAACAGGACATTTTAGCACACCTTTCTATCCTTTGTCCAAGATTATTGTAAGGACATCACAGATACCTGTGAGCACCAGTAACTACAAGACCATTTTGGAAACTGGGATTGTGGTGTTTATATGAACATTCTTCTTTCTAGGTTCTGCTTTGATTTCTTAAGGACTCACACTGCTTTATATCAGTTAGGGACAGTTAAGGACAGTTGGGTGGCAGTAAGGGATACAGAAAATTCTAAACATGAAAAACACTGGGGAGTAAAACTTTCCATtagattcttctttttcctttacagAATTCATAGCAGGTTGAGTTTTAGTTTAGGCAATGTCAGGAAAGaaatagccttttaaaaatgaaaatagtccATTTTATGGATTTAACAACCATGAATAAGGCACTTAATCCATGATGTCCCTTacaaatcttaactcatttctcATAACCACCTTGGGCTAGGCACAGAGAGGTTTAACAACTTGCAGGTGATACTCTGCAACTAAATACCGGCAGCAGAGTTGCGTGCTCTGTGGTTAGGGGCAAGAACTCTTACCCCTGGAGCTGGGCTGTGTAGAGCCCTGTGCTTCAAGCAGCTGCCactcctgtctcctctcctccATCCTACTCCACGTCTCAGAGACGTCTGAGAGCAACTTGTAGAACCACACTTAAACCCTCTAAAAACTAATGACGATTCAAAATTAATTATCTAAAACTGTTGAAAAAGGGACAAAAGGGCCAGGTTAAGAGATTGAAATTccagaccagaaaaaaaaagagccctgTTAAATGTTTCCAGAGAAGGAGGGCCCAACACTGAAGACCAGAAAGTTCTATAGTAAATGGAATGTGATTTTTTGTATGATCTGGTGTTTAAATGTCATCAGCAGGCAGCTGTTTGATCCTTCAGTGGGAATGGTGTTTGCACACCAGATACCTACTCTGCAGTGTCATATGCAAAGACAGAACCAGAAACATTGAGCTCATGAGCCTGCTGGACCCAGCCCCTCCACAGCTTCAGAGTGACAGCCAGTGTCATATTTCTAGATCGAATCTGAATCCCTCCCACAGGGAGAAGATCTCCAGGGGATTTAAGAAGTTCCAACATttcagagggagaaaggaagttaTGTAGGACACCAAAGAAAAGGTCATGCTATACAGCCCTGGCTTCCACTGACACTAATACTGGATTCAAATTTTGGTACTGATAATCTGTTGCCACCAAATGGAAAACGTAAAGAAGATGTTCTAAGTGTGATTAGAGAATATGCAAAAAGGGAACAAGCAGAACATTCTTCTCTGGAATCTGAGATGATGACTGTACTTTCACAGAGAGCACTGATGTTAGATGTACATGAAATACGCTAAACCGAaaatgagagaggcagagacagggaggTTAACATAGAGGATACACTATACGGAGAGAGGATAGCTGAGGTAAAACTCGCCTATCTCCGGGTCCCCAGCACATCTGATAACTGAGGAGACAAAGCTCTCTTCCTCTAAAGAAGTCGTGCCTTTCCTGTCCTGGTTCTCACAGGTCCCCCCAGCTCTTTCCTCCAACCCTACCCCATAAGCAGGGGTCATCAGAGAGCTAAGGTCCCCCTCACAGGCTGTGTCTCCAGCGAGGTTTCCTCACTGCCCCTCCGAGAATTTGGGGCAGAAAGTGAATATCACAGATTCACAGAGACCACTTGAGTTACTCTGGAGGGCGACGCGCCGGCAACACCAGTggccccccctccccacccattcCACACTCCACCAAGGGGGCGGGACCGTCGCCTTCCTTCCGGACTCGGGATCGATTTGGAGCTCCGGGAATTTCCCTGACCCGGCCGCTTCGGGCTTTCCAGTCTCAAGCATGCATAAAAAGGGTTCGCCGATCTGGGGAAGCCACAGAGCCCGGGTCGCAGGCACCTCCCCGCCAGCTCTCCCGCTTCTCGCACGGCCTCCCGATCCGTCTGCTGAGCCCCATGGCCCGCGCCGCGCTCTCCGCAGCCCCCAGCAATCCCCGGCTCCTGCGGGTGGCgctgctgctcctgctcctggTGGCCTCTGGACAGCGCGCAGCAGGTGGGTTCCCTCGTCCTGGGGTCCCCGGGTCCGACGCTGCTGGGGTGGGCGCCCCGCGCCGACAGCCCCGCTCAATCAGCGAGTCTGTTCTTCCCTAGGAGCGCCCGTGGCCACTGAACTGCGCTGCCAGTGCTTGCAGACCCTGCAGGGAATTCACCCCAAGAACATCCAAAGTGTGATTGTGAAGGCCCCAGGACCCCACTGCGCAGAAACCGAAGTCATGTAAGTCCCTCCCCGCGCTGCCGCTGTCACCGCCGGGGTCCCCGACTCTCCCGCTGCTCCAAACCCTGTGCCCAGCCCGACCTCCTGCCTCATGGaattcccttctctctgcagaGCCACACTCAAGAATGGGCAGAAAGCTTGTCTCAACCCCGCATCCCCCATGGTTCAGAAAATCATCGAAAAGATACTGAACAAGTGAGTTGTAATTTCCATGTACACAGGCGACAGGAGCCGTTGGTCAGAAATACTGGCATCtgttctctaaaaataaaatgagggaaATCAGGAGTTAGCTGAAGGACTAgaaattgtaattattattttcacaattaAAGTTGCCATTAAGGTTACTAGTCTGCTCTGATGCCAGAGGATATTTCCGTGTTTCAGTGCCCTCCATTCCCAGGCCTAACGCCTACTGAAATAAGTGAGGGTAAATGTGCCTTTCTAGAATACCAAGTAGATTTGACAATGCTAAAATGCCCCCTGCCTGTTTTGAGAGGATGTTTATGTCAGTCCCTAATGGGTTTCTGACCTGAAAAATGCAATGTCTGGATTTGGGCACTTCTGGCCTCTCAGCCTTCTTGGTGAAGAGCAGAAACTTTGCAGTGACACCCCCAGTGAGTTCAAGGCTAGGAGCCCTGTCAACCttatttaatctctttgagcTTTAGCAAAATAGGGTAGATAATGATAGTTATTTCATAGGGTTGTGTGCAGCTTAAGGGAGATCATGAATGGAAATTTCT
This sequence is a window from Papio anubis isolate 15944 unplaced genomic scaffold, Panubis1.0 scaffold1076, whole genome shotgun sequence. Protein-coding genes within it:
- the LOC103884403 gene encoding growth-regulated alpha protein, with product MARAALSAAPSNPRLLRVALLLLLLVASGQRAAGAPVATELRCQCLQTLQGIHPKNIQSVIVKAPGPHCAETEVIATLKNGQKACLNPASPMVQKIIEKILNKGSTD